The sequence AGCTCCATTTTGTTCAGTAGTAAAACACGCACAACCATAGCTAAGTGCTTCTAAGAGTTGATTGCTAAATGAGTTATAATGCGATGGCAAAACGAATATATCAGCTGCTTCATAGTAGTGATTCATTATAGTTTGAGATGGACGGAAAATAACTGTAACACCAAGATTTTGGGCAATTTTTCTATATTTTAAAACAGCTTTATCGCTACCGATAATAAGCGCATTTACCTTGGTCTCCAAACGACTTAAAAGCTCAATAAATTCCCTAGCTCCATCAATCCTAAAATTATCTGATACAAATAGTATAATTGGCAATTCCATATTAAGCCCAAGCTCATTACATAAACGCATCTTGGCTCTGCCTTTTTGGATTTGAATTGGAGGTGTGATTCCTGGATAAATAGTAACTAATTTATTTGGGTCTAGATTATAAACAGTCTCTAATCCAAAGCGAGTTAGATTTGAATTTGCTATAATTTTAGTAGCGTTTTGGACACATTTTTTCTCAATTTGACCAGCGATAAAATTTGAAAAGCTTAAAAACCAAAATTTATAAAGCTTTTTATAAATTTTTTGTACACCATCATTGGCTAAATATATATCAGCACTATCAAATCTATCTAAACAGATATAAAACTCATTGCCCTTTTGCTTTTTGGCTATATTATTGATTTTAAGCGGCCTCAGTAGGCTAGTTTTATCTTTAATGCCACTATAATTTTTAGATATAGTAGTATATTTGAGCGAATTTAAAGCAGCTTTTAAGCGCTCGATAAACCTCTGATTTTTGCTAGAAAAGCTTATTTCTAAGATTGATATATTTTTCATTTTTTGATTTTAACATAGCTAGGCTTATAAATTGGTTTATTTATTTAAATTTTGTTGACTTTGTGTAATAAAATGGTTTTTTATTTCATTTTTTATCCAGTTAATATCTAAACTATTTAAGCATTCACTCACGCCAGAATTATTGCACCCTTCTAGACCGCATGGGACGCACTTTAAATTATTTTGAATTACAGTGTGAATACCCATTTTTTGAATCCCGCCTTTGCTTTGATAGAGGCTTTTGGATTTTGAATTATCCCATGGACCCCAAGCAGATGTATAACTAGGC is a genomic window of Campylobacter devanensis containing:
- a CDS encoding glycosyltransferase family 4 protein — translated: MKNISILEISFSSKNQRFIERLKAALNSLKYTTISKNYSGIKDKTSLLRPLKINNIAKKQKGNEFYICLDRFDSADIYLANDGVQKIYKKLYKFWFLSFSNFIAGQIEKKCVQNATKIIANSNLTRFGLETVYNLDPNKLVTIYPGITPPIQIQKGRAKMRLCNELGLNMELPIILFVSDNFRIDGAREFIELLSRLETKVNALIIGSDKAVLKYRKIAQNLGVTVIFRPSQTIMNHYYEAADIFVLPSHYNSFSNQLLEALSYGCACFTTEQNGASEILGSEFIMKDASDQSIDEYINLLLTDHDLLLEISGQNSELAREFSVEKNLNEILKVIGESIH